The genomic segment CTCGCACATATcactaaagggaagaaaaataagttgACACTACATTTAATTCCAGTTTACATGCATTGCATGAAAGGATGATATGCAAATTTGTGAAttgttccatattttttatctACAGGCACAGAAAAAATGCTGGAAAATTACACATTAATCCCAAAGTATGAAAGTAAACACTGAGATtagaaatgatttttgttttctacttcatGCGTTTCCATTTTCCCCATGTTTCCTATGGTGAATATGTTATACCTTTATAATGACAAAGACCAGGTGTTTGAAGACAGAGAGGAGGCCTACCTTATGTAGACTGGTCATGCCATCGTCATCTACCAGCCTAGGGTTGGACCCATGTGACAGCAGAAGCCGTGCAATCTCAGTGTGCCCACAGGAGCTGGCCCGGTGCAGGGCGGTGGCACCCCCGTGTGTCTGGGCGTCACACTTGGCCCCGTTTTCCAGCAGGAACTGGCATACTGCGTAGTGCCCATTGCGGCTGGCATAGTGCTGCAGGGAACAGAGGCTGAGCTCAGACAGCAGAAGCAGGCAGGTGACTTGGGCGGGACGGGTGGCGATTGGCCCTGGGTCCTCCAAGGACTACCGCCATCTGCTATGTGACTTGGGCAAATGTCTTCATGTCTGCCATCAGTTTCCTCAATCATTTCTACCTCACAGGAGTGCtatgaaaatgaaagtaaataacCAATGTAAGGCACTTATCCTAATTAAAAACCCAGGTCCACATGACACTTAAAATAGAAGCcctgccctgactgatgtggctcagtgggctgggtgtcctgcaaagtgaaaggtcaacaGTTCCATTcactcccagtcagagcacaagcctgggatgcaggccaggcccctggttggggcatgtgcgaAGCAacggatgaatgtttctctctcacatcgatgtttcctccctctctttatccctcatttccccctgtaaaaataaataaataaaatcttaaaaaagaaagagagagtaagagaaaccctgctgagagagaagaaaggaagggagaagacaaagacaaaggTAAACTTCAATCCCTCTGTGATGCAGGGGTCCCCAAGCTCACCCCAAGTTCCTCCCAGCTCACCAGAGCGGTGTAGCCAGCCAAGTCCGGCTGACTAGGGTCTACTGCCTTCTGGATTAAATACTTCACTCGCCCCAGGTCTCCATTCAGGGCTGCTGACCAGATTCCTGTGGAAAGACAACCAAAGTACAGAATGATGCTGAATgagttaagattttatttatttattcttagacagacaggaagggagggagaaagagagggagagaagcatcaatgtgaggatgcctctcacacgcctcctactgaggacctggcctgcaacccaggcatgtatgtgccctgactgggaatccaaccagcggcCTTTTGGtacacaggcctgcactcaatccattgagccacaccagccagggctgaatgaggACTTTCAATGTTTCCTTTACCCCTTGATCTCCATTGTTTTCGTCCAGTAAATCATAAAAAATGGGTTCCTGGCtaatattcattcaacaactattaaCTGAGCACTTCCAATGTGCCAAGGATTGTCCCAGGGGCTGGTGACACAGCTGTGAACCAGACAAGGAGCTTGTTGACCAGGGCAGGAGGACTGAGCAGACACAgaaatcccttctcctcactctaaACACACAAATGTTGAGTAATGTTTAACACGTTTGAGGAGCACAGAGCTCCGAGCAGCACGGAGCTTGTGGGCCTTGGCCTGCAGCCTGCgcgccagcccagccctggggcctgaggGCAGGAGCTGCCCTCGGGTTCTGGCGATGGCCCagtctgctgtgtgtgtgtaaattcaCAGAGAAACATGAATGGGTAACAACAGAAAGTGGAACAGTGGGAATCAGAAATTTTGTACAGGAATATTTGGGAGATGTGGTTTACTGCAGTCTGCCTGAAATTGAGACAAAATTGAACAAACAAGATGAGTTTGGTGCTTTGGAAAGTGTGAAAGCTGCTGGTGAACTTGATTCTCCTCTAATAGAAGTAACTGAAAATAATGAAGCTCTGGTAGAAAATCCGGGACTTGTCAACAAATCTTGTCATGAAGATGGTTGGCCGATCAAGATGACACTGAGTGACCCTTCAGAAGtaatgaactaatgaatgaaGAAGCATATGAGAAATACATAGATCTACTGGCGTGGAAACGGAACCCTCATAAATAGTGAAACAACTTAATCCAGCACTGGTGTCTTACATTAGTGGTagacagaaattttaaaacagcaacTTTTAGTCCTACCAAtggggaaaaagtacaataatgcTATTGGAAGAAAATACCCCTTAACTTTCCAATGATTGCAGATAAGCacaatttacatcttttttttacaATACCCTATGATTTTTAGGCTAGGCTACAGTTATAATATTCAGAATTCCCAAAATTACTTGTAGTGAAATCTTGTAATAAAAATTACGTATTTCAAGGATAACATTGTCTTAAGCCTTATGTAATACTGTAACCTGCTTACATCAGTCTCTGGATTCGGGTCAAAATACTTAATGAACTTCCATTGGAAATGACTGGCAATGGAGAAAAGTTTTTGTTAGCTGTTACAGGGTCAGGTGACGAACAATACTGTCTTCATTTAGCAATATACTGATTTGCtggtgctattttaaaaatttttttaaagattttatttattatttttagagagggaaaaggagggagaaggagaaggacagaaacatcaatgtgtggttgactctcgtgcatccccaactggggacctggcccacaacccaggcatgtgccctgattgggaattgaaccggtgaccctttagttcacaggctgctgctcaatccactgagccacaccagccagggctgctggtattattattatacaGTGAAGCAGCAGCCTTGAGGGAAATAAGACagtttaataataaaacattcaacttcttcattaaaaaaataataataaaatatatagtcaaATGCAAAAGCAAGAAGAGGACACTGCCAGGTGCCAGAACAAGGTGAAAACCACAGCCAAAGTGGTGAGCCAGCACTGAGACTGTCAGATCCAAAGAGTCCTCGGAACTAGACACACACCTCAGAGGCTTTGGGTCCCACGCTGGAGCAGAGTCAGGGGCAAAGACTGCACGCCCTGTGCATGGCAGGGAACTAGATGAGGTTCTCTGCACAAAGCCAGAAGCAGGCCCGACGTGGATAAACTGGAAGTGAAAAATCTCCATTCTCCTACCTTGAGTACCAGCAGGAAGCAAGTCGCCATGCCCAGGCCCTTTGctctttcagcaaatatttagtgAATACTTACTATGCATCTGGCACTATTCTGCACACTAAAGGTAAGCTGAGAAAAAAACCTTCCCCCCAAACTTTGGAATTATGGAGTTTgtattctaattttaattatGGAGACAgggaaaatataaacatacatacacacacacacacgaagtaAGTCAGGTGGTGCTAAGTGCAATGAAGAGGAACACCATATTTTGCTGTCTATGATGTGCACTATTTAtgagtagtacctgaaataccttctatctgttcttgtgctttgtaattatttgttacataaaatttcttgtacgaCACATTcgaaaataaatgctaaaattcctttataatacaaaaaaacaagtatctagccctggctggtgtggctcagtggattgagtgctggcctgcgaacccaagagtcaccagttcaaatcccagtctagggcacacacctgggttgcaggccaggtcctcagtaggggacacccgagaggcaaccacacagtgatatttctctccctttctttctctctcccttcccttctctaaaaaataagtaaataaaatcttaaaaaaaaaaacccaacaaccaagtatctaaatataaataaataattgaattaaaaaaataaaaggaaagatttttttccctgaaagttgggccaaaaacatgggtgcacattatatgcAGGAGCGCataatacatggcaaaatatgggcaAAGCAAAGAAGGGGTACAGGCAGTGGTCAGGGATGGCATCTCTgatgaggtgacatttgaacagaaACCTATAGGCAATGAGAAACACCATTTGAATACGTGTGCAAAGAcagcaaaggcagaaaaaaaccTAAAGAATCAAATGCTCTTACCTACACAACTTGGAGGTGTGGGACTTAATCTACTTACATACCCTTAAAGAACAAACCCCCAATTTAAAATCTGTCATAAAACTGATCCAGACAAGTGAACCCTAGAAGGGCCAGAcaggcaacttttaaaaatgccttataagccctctggccactgtggctcagttgggtggagcaacATCCCATAGACCGAAGgatcatgggtttgattccccatcagggcacatgcctgggttgcagatttagTTCCTAGTCAGgccgtgtacaggaggcaactgattgatatttctctctcacctcaatgtttctatccctctctctcttcctcccttcccttctctctcaaatcaataagcatgtccttgggtgaggataaaaaatataaattaattttttagaagtGCCGCATAAGAATGCTTCCATTAGCCAGCAAAGGTCATCTATGAGAATCTCTTACAGAAGAGGTACACCCCCTCCAGTGAGCTCAAAGATTAGAAGGTGGCAAGCAAGAAGCAATCCATTGCCATGCAAGACATtcagcaaaatgagaaaatgcatgctCCAAAACCTGGCCATAATGGTATAATCCAAGACTTCAAAACATTTAGTGTTTCATGGGGATGAAGGGATGGAATCCACAAATCAACAGAACATTAGGGGGAAAGAGCAGGCAGATGAAAcaaaagtcaataaattaaaaagtagaatcattaaaataaaacaatacagttCGACAGTACTGCAGACCCAGCTGAAGAGAGGATTAATGATTTGGAAATCACCCAGAATAAGAAAttgtaaagagaaaaacattaaagagGTAAAGAAACACAGAAGACAGAATGTACCAAAATATGTctaatacagatttaaaaaataaaaaacacagagagaaactgGATAGAATGGGAGAGAGGAAATGTTTTAAGAGGTAACACCTGAGAATTATCCTGAAGTAAAGACAAAAGTAAGTTATCAGATAAAAAACTACATTACATGCCAaggaagattaataaaaacatatctggCATGGTGAAATGACTGAACATCAAGAGTAAAAAAAAGCcccggctggcgtggctcagttggtggggtgtcatcctgcaaatcgaaaggtcactggtttgattcctggtcagggtacatgactGGATTCTGGGTTTAGTCCTCTGCTGGGGTGTGTAGAAGAGACAATCAATTGATGTCtgtctcacacatcaatgtttctctctcacattgatgtttctctttctctctcctttccccccactctaaagagaaataaaatctttttttaaaaaaagaattaaaaagttacaaaaaaaaaattctcacccacTAAAGAATTATGATCAGATTATCAGCAGAATTCTTAGCAGCGGCACGTACAAGAATATAAAGTAATAATATTTCCAAAggattgagtgaaaaaaaaaactgtcaacctAGACTTTTATACCAGCTAAACTACCCTTCaactgtgtctgtgtgtgtgtgtatggtgggaAAGCATGCCCACTGAAAAAACTATTAAAGGATATATAtacttcaggaaaaagaaaaatgaactcagaaggaagatatgaaggaaaaatatacacacaACAAAAAAGATAAGGATATTTTCCATGTGTGCAAAATaatgagcaaacaaaatacaGGCACACCTTTTATTGCGCTTCACCTTATAGTGCCTCACagatgttttgtattttacaaactgaagggAAGACCCTCCATCAGCAAAAGATTACAACTCGCTTTATTGAGAGACTCCCTTTTACAGTGGTCTGGAATCACACCTGCAGTATATCCGAGGTGTGTCCATAATGTCAGATTGTAAAAATTGCTCTGATGAAAGCAAGGTGATTTGTCAGAGTAACGTGGAGGCAAAGTGCCCTACTTTGCATAAGGCAAGACTTCTTTCTCAACAGCAGCACAACTGACAGTGTGGGccagataattctgttttgggtAGCTGTGCTGTGCATTGCGGGCTGCCTGCAGCATCTCTGGTCTCTACCTACTAGAGACCTGTAGCACCCTCCCAGTTGTAACAACTTAAATGACTCTAGAAATGTCAAGGGGCAGAACTGTCCCAGCTGAGATCTACTAGTTCTCAGTACTCGTGACATCCGTTAAGGAACCgtgggggagaggtggaggaaaAAACGCAGGTACGAAAAGTGTTATTTATCGGACCCCACGGATAAATAACACAGCCGCTCAGAAAGGTTAGTTCCCCGCACAGTGCTGCCGCCTGCCCAGCAGCTCCATCCCCAGCATGGGCGCACATCCCCAGGCGCCCCTCTCTGACACCCGAGCGGCCCAACTTCTCTCCCTGCGCGCGGGTCCGTGTTTCCAGTGCCCGAGCCCGTGCCAGGATCCGACGACCTCTTTGCGACCCGGGGCCGCCAGTCCCCGACCGCCCGGGGCCACCTCTGGCTCCGCGCCCGCCTCACCCCTCTCGAAATCCATCTCGTCCAGCGTCTGCCGCACGCCCGAGTGAGTGCAGCAGAGACCGTCCGCACAGTGACGGGTAGCCGCCATGCCCGCGCGGCACAGTCCAGCTGTAGGGTGGGCACCACCCAGCCGTCTGCAGGACGTGACCGGTTGGCGTCTGCGAACCCGATGTCCAATCAGGCGCCCAACTCTCACGCGGGAGCCAATCGGGCGGCGAGGCGGGACCCAGGCTGCGCGCCTCTCCCCAGACGGCCGCAAGAGGGCGCCCCATGCTTAGCGGTGGCTGCGGCGCCTGGGGCGGGGACCAACTCCCCCAGCCAGCAGGCCGTGGAGGGGTGGGCGCGAGGCGGAGCACTTAAGTGTCGCTCTCTAGAGCCCGCCCTCCAGGTGTGTCTCCTCTTCCCTGGGgcttccagggcagggaaacacCGCCTCCAGGTCCTTCCCCACCTTTCTCGCAGCACCCAAGGCCCAGGAAGACGGCTCACTGCGGCCGCTTGAAAGGCCTCACGACATCATCCCCTCCTCCAGCTCTTCTGGCCCATTTCggcccctttttctttttgtgtgtgctccctgaccaggaatctaaacCGCGGGGaacctttgggttcacagaccggtgctcaatccactgaaccacaccagccgggaTGGCCTGTTTCTTGAAAACCCATGGAAGCCAGGAGCCACCAAGAGCGATGGTAATAAACCCGAGAGCAAGGGCGTTCGGTTGTGTgggacccccgcccccccacttcCCACAGTGGGCGCCTAGGACACTCAGGGCTATAGCCTCTTCTGGCCACAGCAAACCCCCAGACCAGTCATGTTTACAGGACACTTCACTTCCACGGCCTGTCTGTGAACAATCTATACAGTCCAGGCTGGTTCCTGTTGTTCTTATATCTGTGCCCTGTACCACTCATCGCATAAGACAGTGGCTTGGTGCGcgctgggtggccctgggtcaAGTCTCATGTTCCAAAAAGCTGAAGCATTCCTGGCAAGTATAAGGCTGGAAATAACCTTTCCTCCCCCTAAGATCCTTGGGAGCCCCAGCCTCTCAGCCAATGCACACAACCTTAAGGGGCTTCCAGGAAGTtcccctccttccaccctccttCCCACTTTCCCTTCCCAGAGTTCTGAGAAGTCAGTTCCTCTTCTGTTTTGACTCCCAATTCCGACCTCTCCTTCTGGCCAGAGGCCAAGGCTGGCTCCCAATAGGCCTCGGCCCTGGGCTggttcccagccccacagccagcACTGTGGGAAATCACTGGAGCCTGGGCTGTCCCCCTCCCACAGAAGGGAGGCTGCCCCACCACtatggggaggtggggtggtCCAGCCTGACTCAGCCCACAGGGAGCCTTCCCTCTTGAGACCCAGGTTTTAGCCCAAACGTCTCATCCCAATCACTTTtactttctcccttttatttgtcaatataaaaatattcaaatatttacaaCAAATAAATACGTGGGGACACAATAAGTTACAGTCAGAAGCCCTcctccagggctgggagaggtTATGCCGTTTCTGTAGCatgcccaccctctctcccctcccccacacctctcCCAGCCCTGCGAAGGAGGCCAAGTATAAAATATCACTGAACCCCAGGGCCAAGTGGGAGGCCCCTCCCCCCTTACCCCCAAACACACAGGAGGTTCCACTCCCTCCCCAGAACCCTGAAAACTTTCACAACCCTAGGAGCAGGACTAGGCCCACCCCAGAGCCCTGTACTCCCCCAGGGGTGCAGcaccctgcccagcccacccccatatgtacatccctgcccctccctggggacaGCTGGGGGTAAGAGAAGCAAAGTGATCGACCCCTTCCCCTTCATAGCTCCAATGACTCACCAGGAGGACCCCAGGCCAAGGGAAGACTCCACAGAAACAGGAAGACTGTGTCACACCAACacacccatgtgcacacacacatacacaaacacacccataTCTCCAACTTCTGCCTTGAAGTTTTGGCTGCTGGGGTCCCATATATCTGTGATTCACAGCCCCtcacagagaggaggaagacgCCTTCTGGGCGGCTGGTGCCTTGGTGAGCCACACCAAGTGGCAGTGCCCGTGCTGAGCGGAGCAGGTCCTCATGGGCGGGCGGGTGCTGGGCAGCGTCTGTCCCAGTAGAGCAGGTGCCCGCGCCATGTCCCTGAGGTAGCTGGTGCCTGTGCAAAAGTAGGAGCCACAGCTCCCAGGCTGCCCCACCGACGTGGTGGGGCTCCCTCATACCGAGGACTCCTCGGGGTTGGAGTCTGGCAGGGGCTGGCGCTGATGTAGTTTACGCCTTAGTTCGTCTGCCAGCTCAGGCAGGGGGTGCCCAAGCCCCTCACCATGGTCCTCCCCACCTAGCTGTAAGCGCACATAACCATTGGCATTTGAGTTCCGCCCA from the Desmodus rotundus isolate HL8 chromosome 5, HLdesRot8A.1, whole genome shotgun sequence genome contains:
- the ANKRD39 gene encoding ankyrin repeat domain-containing protein 39, producing the protein MAATRHCADGLCCTHSGVRQTLDEMDFERGIWSAALNGDLGRVKYLIQKAVDPSQPDLAGYTALHYASRNGHYAVCQFLLENGAKCDAQTHGGATALHRASSCGHTEIARLLLSHGSNPRLVDDDGMTSLHKAAEKGHMDICSLLLQHSPALKAIRDRKARLACDLLPCNSDLRDLLAS